From Flavobacterium sp. 102, a single genomic window includes:
- a CDS encoding RteC domain-containing protein, whose translation MKLFSESLLSELEHQLKSIHSETEEPILYAEQAIKRLITILEKLKTAFLNHQFKNKSEEIDFFRNIKPQFAAKLIYYNDIYNIETNKPFGSKKAIRKYYNAEVIKLETYFTENAEFYKYYRTGNRNLDNKYFIRGKHDVRHTLDSFYFQADHRFSTSHDYKVARILANDRIKIYLETEISKLENKENPNTVTIPLRKTQKWTGSKVALVELIYALHTEGVFNNGASELKEVTTFFEAAFGVDLGQFNRTFLEIRTRKSERTKFLNVLKEKLILRMDDADEN comes from the coding sequence ATGAAATTGTTTTCTGAATCCTTACTATCTGAATTAGAGCATCAATTAAAAAGCATCCATTCTGAAACGGAAGAACCAATTCTCTATGCGGAGCAAGCAATAAAGCGACTAATTACAATACTGGAAAAATTAAAAACTGCGTTTTTAAACCACCAATTCAAAAACAAATCAGAAGAGATTGATTTTTTCAGGAATATAAAACCGCAATTTGCGGCCAAACTGATTTACTACAATGACATCTATAATATAGAGACCAACAAACCTTTCGGTTCTAAAAAAGCAATCCGCAAATACTACAATGCCGAAGTAATAAAACTAGAAACCTACTTCACCGAAAATGCTGAGTTCTACAAATACTACCGCACGGGCAACCGCAACCTCGACAACAAATATTTCATTCGCGGCAAACACGATGTTCGGCATACACTCGATAGCTTTTACTTTCAGGCAGACCATCGATTTTCTACTTCACACGATTATAAAGTAGCGAGGATTTTAGCAAACGATAGGATTAAAATCTACTTAGAAACAGAGATTTCCAAATTGGAAAACAAGGAGAATCCTAACACAGTTACGATACCTTTACGCAAAACACAAAAATGGACCGGTTCAAAAGTAGCTTTAGTCGAACTGATATATGCATTGCACACTGAAGGCGTTTTCAATAACGGTGCATCAGAACTCAAAGAAGTTACCACATTTTTCGAAGCTGCCTTTGGTGTTGACCTCGGACAATTCAACAGAACGTTTCTTGAAATCCGCACCAGAAAATCCGAAAGAACCAAGTTCCTAAATGTCCTAAAAGAAAAACTAATACTTCGCATGGATGATGCCGACGAAAATTAA
- a CDS encoding DUF5677 domain-containing protein — protein sequence MDIQKLLYQNPLTFYEYILLGPLAQVYVAKKKTNVPNWMNYSNLLIDKFAIHSSSFFHLSSGIIEHKSSTPDIKVTGYDLFSVNSMFRVMMETYITFNHIFVEPKSEDEKQFRFYLWKIDGLLEKKKFKIDYENLPKLKPVQEKDKQELQEMFELIKTNSFYNSLETTELVKIYDPEKRKSLWKFSINENYKVRPLKIIELVEQVCKTDAFINAYKYASVHTHSNYISIEHFEKTRSKPISEEYTDPLTRLAIYLTALIIEDICKIDENAGSQFTSLPAFFQDFITGINKSIRS from the coding sequence ATGGACATTCAGAAACTATTATATCAAAACCCTTTAACCTTTTATGAATACATCTTATTAGGTCCGTTAGCCCAGGTTTATGTTGCTAAAAAGAAAACCAATGTGCCAAATTGGATGAATTATTCGAATTTGCTAATCGATAAATTTGCTATTCACTCTTCATCTTTCTTCCATCTTTCATCAGGTATCATAGAGCATAAAAGCTCAACACCTGATATCAAAGTTACAGGCTACGATTTATTTAGTGTAAATTCAATGTTTAGGGTAATGATGGAAACATATATTACTTTCAATCACATCTTCGTTGAACCCAAATCAGAAGATGAAAAACAATTTCGATTTTACCTTTGGAAAATAGATGGATTGTTGGAAAAAAAGAAATTCAAAATCGACTATGAAAACCTACCTAAGCTAAAGCCTGTACAAGAAAAAGACAAACAAGAACTTCAAGAAATGTTTGAATTAATAAAGACGAACTCATTTTATAATTCATTAGAGACTACAGAGCTTGTGAAAATATATGACCCAGAAAAAAGAAAATCTTTATGGAAATTCTCAATCAATGAAAATTATAAAGTAAGACCTTTAAAAATCATCGAACTTGTTGAGCAAGTTTGTAAAACAGATGCTTTTATCAATGCTTACAAATACGCTTCAGTTCATACCCATTCCAATTATATTTCAATAGAACATTTTGAAAAAACAAGAAGCAAACCAATTTCAGAAGAGTATACAGATCCTTTAACAAGACTAGCAATATATTTAACAGCACTAATAATTGAAGATATTTGTAAAATAGATGAAAATGCAGGAAGCCAATTTACATCATTACCGGCTTTTTTTCAAGATTTTATAACAGGTATAAATAAAAGTATTAGGAGTTAA
- a CDS encoding DUF6088 family protein gives MTISKKIEDKVKKLPIGTTFTYQTLSVKSDEYAATAKTLERLIKKGVLKRVSTGVFYKPKQTVFGELKPREEELLKNYLFENDKRIAYITGVSLYNRLGLTTQIPKVIKIASRDKRISASIGSLKGKPVKSYIDVSDKNYYLLEILDALKDFKQIPDMDKRSGLLLLANEIKKWDNKDKKLLLKYALKYPPRVRAILGAIVEVFMDNDEIKPLKKSLNPLSQYEYKITEDILPNAKNWNIV, from the coding sequence ATGACGATTTCAAAAAAAATAGAAGACAAGGTTAAGAAACTGCCAATAGGCACTACATTCACTTATCAAACGCTTTCTGTTAAATCGGATGAGTATGCGGCTACTGCAAAAACATTAGAGCGTTTAATAAAAAAGGGCGTGTTGAAGCGAGTTTCAACTGGGGTATTTTATAAACCAAAGCAAACCGTTTTTGGCGAATTAAAGCCCAGAGAAGAAGAACTTTTAAAAAACTATCTATTCGAAAATGATAAAAGAATTGCCTACATAACAGGAGTAAGTTTATACAATAGGCTTGGTTTAACAACACAAATACCTAAAGTCATTAAAATTGCCAGCCGCGACAAACGAATTTCTGCATCAATCGGTAGTTTAAAAGGAAAACCGGTAAAAAGTTATATTGATGTTTCGGATAAAAATTACTATTTATTAGAAATTTTAGATGCACTGAAAGATTTCAAACAAATCCCCGATATGGATAAAAGGTCAGGGCTGTTACTTTTGGCAAATGAGATAAAAAAATGGGATAATAAAGATAAAAAATTACTGTTAAAGTATGCCTTGAAATACCCTCCAAGGGTTCGTGCAATTTTAGGAGCAATAGTCGAAGTTTTTATGGATAATGACGAAATAAAGCCATTAAAAAAAAGTCTTAATCCACTTTCACAATATGAATACAAAATTACAGAGGATATTTTACCCAATGCTAAAAACTGGAACATAGTATGA
- a CDS encoding nucleotidyl transferase AbiEii/AbiGii toxin family protein — protein sequence MTLHENKELYNDAILATAQQKGIKEIYVEKDYWVTLALNRIFTSNIGKEAVFKGGTALSKCYKIIERFSEDIDMVILRNEQETGNQLKAKIKKISNVVAEILPEIEVEGITNKMGMIRKTAHSYEKTFEGDFGQVRDIIIVESTWLGSFEPYTNAMVTSFVAEMMKANNQEALIEEYNLNAFEVLVLSLERTLCEKIMSLMRFSFTEDPITDLNNKIRHIYDIHKLLENKEVNAFFNSPGFDKLLLIVANDDVISFKSNNGWLDNHPATAMIYADIENTWSQMRNTYNTTFKDLVYGELPTEEQILESLNKVNERLKMVSWKIDRQTTT from the coding sequence ATGACACTACACGAAAACAAAGAACTATACAATGATGCGATACTGGCAACAGCGCAACAAAAAGGAATTAAGGAAATCTATGTTGAAAAAGATTATTGGGTAACACTGGCCTTAAACCGCATTTTTACTTCAAATATAGGAAAAGAAGCAGTCTTTAAAGGAGGAACAGCATTGTCAAAATGCTACAAAATAATTGAACGCTTTTCAGAAGATATTGATATGGTCATTCTCAGAAATGAACAAGAAACGGGGAATCAGTTAAAAGCAAAAATCAAGAAAATTTCAAATGTTGTTGCCGAAATTTTGCCCGAGATTGAAGTCGAAGGAATTACAAACAAAATGGGAATGATTCGAAAAACAGCTCATAGCTACGAAAAAACCTTTGAAGGCGACTTTGGTCAGGTTCGTGATATCATTATAGTAGAATCAACTTGGTTAGGAAGTTTTGAACCATATACTAACGCAATGGTTACATCTTTTGTAGCCGAAATGATGAAAGCTAATAATCAGGAAGCGCTAATCGAAGAATACAACCTCAACGCATTTGAAGTCCTCGTACTTAGTTTAGAGCGTACACTTTGTGAAAAAATAATGAGCTTAATGCGATTTTCATTTACCGAAGATCCTATTACCGATTTGAATAACAAAATCCGTCATATCTATGATATTCATAAATTATTGGAAAACAAGGAAGTTAATGCTTTTTTTAATTCCCCAGGTTTTGATAAACTATTACTCATAGTTGCCAATGATGATGTCATAAGTTTTAAGAGCAATAACGGTTGGCTCGATAATCATCCTGCAACAGCTATGATTTATGCAGATATTGAAAACACATGGAGTCAGATGCGGAATACATACAATACAACTTTTAAAGACTTAGTATACGGCGAACTGCCTACCGAAGAACAGATTTTGGAAAGTTTAAACAAAGTGAATGAAAGACTAAAAATGGTAAGCTGGAAAATCGACAGGCAAACAACAACTTGA